A genomic stretch from Microtus pennsylvanicus isolate mMicPen1 chromosome 9, mMicPen1.hap1, whole genome shotgun sequence includes:
- the C9H13orf46 gene encoding uncharacterized protein C13orf46 homolog isoform X1, whose translation MEKDPATHRRHRPGPGALSSGIAPGYLKVASEGAELQRSRSVGGLHQKGDPPVCIRKLLRKELDSEDQGKDPRSDTDDTSCQVSLEEDRKKRSQDEARTLDQKYGKSEPEKSDSEASTSEKDGARKGRRTSVAEEQEPESMKLNNLLEKQKPSVFVEIDLGDHTEEEIITCALREEKRPPMDTGDLSEDETRTSWVCCIPYSTKKKAKDTINTLEKNHQSPQDRTPLTQPLVELSGD comes from the exons TGGGGCCTTGTCCTCAGGAATAGCCCCTGGATACCTCAAAGTGGCCAGCGAGGGGGCTGAGCTCCAGAGGAGCAGGAGTGTGGGTGGCTTGCACCAGAAGGGGGATCCACCAGTCTGCATCAGGAAGCTACTACGCAAGGAGCTAG ACTCTGAGGACCAAGGTAAAGATCCAAGAAGTGACACGGATGATACCTCCTG TCAGGTGAGCctagaggaagacaggaagaaaaggagccAGGATGAGGCCAGAACGCTGGACCAAAAGTATGGGAAGTCGGAGCCAGAGAAGAGCGACTCGGAGGCCAGCACCTCAGAAAAGGATGGTGCCCGCAAAGGAAGACGCACCTCAGTGGCcgag GAGCAGGAGCCAGAGTCCATGAAGCTGAATAACCTTCTAGAAAAGCAG AAACCATCTGTGTTTGTGGAGATCGACCTTGGAGACCATACTGAGGAGGAG ATAATCACCTGTGCcttgagggaagagaagaggcccCCGATGGACACAGGGGACTTGTCAGAGGATGA GACAAGGACCAGCTGGGTGTGCTGCATCCCATATTccacaaagaagaaagcaaaggacactatcaacaCTCTGGAAAAG AACCACCAGTCGCCTCAGGACAGGACCCCTCTGACTCAGCCACTAGTAGAGCTCTCTGGGGACTAA
- the C9H13orf46 gene encoding uncharacterized protein C13orf46 homolog isoform X2, translating to MEKDPATHRRHRPGPGALSSGIAPGYLKVASEGAELQRSRSVGGLHQKGDPPVCIRKLLRKELDSEDQGKDPRSDTDDTSCQVSLEEDRKKRSQDEARTLDQKYGKSEPEKSDSEASTSEKDGARKGRRTSVAEEQEPESMKLNNLLEKQKPSVFVEIDLGDHTEEEIITCALREEKRPPMDTGDLSEDETRTSWVCCIPYSTKKKAKDTINTLEKVASDC from the exons TGGGGCCTTGTCCTCAGGAATAGCCCCTGGATACCTCAAAGTGGCCAGCGAGGGGGCTGAGCTCCAGAGGAGCAGGAGTGTGGGTGGCTTGCACCAGAAGGGGGATCCACCAGTCTGCATCAGGAAGCTACTACGCAAGGAGCTAG ACTCTGAGGACCAAGGTAAAGATCCAAGAAGTGACACGGATGATACCTCCTG TCAGGTGAGCctagaggaagacaggaagaaaaggagccAGGATGAGGCCAGAACGCTGGACCAAAAGTATGGGAAGTCGGAGCCAGAGAAGAGCGACTCGGAGGCCAGCACCTCAGAAAAGGATGGTGCCCGCAAAGGAAGACGCACCTCAGTGGCcgag GAGCAGGAGCCAGAGTCCATGAAGCTGAATAACCTTCTAGAAAAGCAG AAACCATCTGTGTTTGTGGAGATCGACCTTGGAGACCATACTGAGGAGGAG ATAATCACCTGTGCcttgagggaagagaagaggcccCCGATGGACACAGGGGACTTGTCAGAGGATGA GACAAGGACCAGCTGGGTGTGCTGCATCCCATATTccacaaagaagaaagcaaaggacactatcaacaCTCTGGAAAAG GTGGCCAGCGACTGTTGA